In Spinacia oleracea cultivar Varoflay chromosome 5, BTI_SOV_V1, whole genome shotgun sequence, a single window of DNA contains:
- the LOC110798663 gene encoding pumilio homolog 12, translating to MSERKSRLFQSPTMDQGSFHGFNDYASYLTSLMQGLNLSNNYQEEYALPNQYQLSNAASNYTLPNQYQLSNAASNYALPSQYQLSNAASNYGLPNQYQLSNAASSSSSSEFELPTWNIQSPATLYPSTAGRITDDFVISNRINRITLLEDICIDPYTVMLDQERCSEFLKLLQNCNRTVLNHILRKMAEFPDTLLIFTSCDSHGSRVLKKLINAARKLPSVSWFPRIFSEAVVYLMNHKQARHVVQECFVSLDTFLNEPLYEEVMKHWCELAINKYGCISLQYCMDYMDSSPVLSYDRMTYEPSLKERLLMDISYKAAPLALDIYGNYVLQHVLVMNYPKCNQVISKELRPLYEPLCIHQRGSFLVQKLCGTQFRTCVAEELLKSNMLVKIAQNQYGNYVIQNLLKEMKEHDVLLYEKLYKKLLRDFPTFEGSLFGKNVANLIKDEMRGDEASGYAVQKWQKEVVRQQGAAKFVEKKKKKEFSC from the exons ATGAGTGAGAGAAAATCAAGATTGTTTCAATCGCCAACAATGGATCAAGGATCTTTTCATGGGTTTAATGATTATGCTTCTTACTTAACTTCACTAATGCAGGGACTAAATTTGTCCAACAACTATCAag AGGAATATGCTTTGCCCAATCAGTACCAATTGAGTAATGCTGCATCAAATTATACTTTGCCCAATCAGTACCAATTGAGTAATGCTGCATCAAATTATGCTTTGCCCAGTCAGTACCAATTAAGTAATGCTGCATCAAATTATGGTTTGCCCAATCAGTACCAATTAAGTAATGCTGCATCTTCTAGCAGCAGCAGTGAGTTCGAATTACCAACTTGGAATATACAATCTCCTGCTACTCTTTATCCTAGCACAGCAGGCCGAATTACGGATGATTTTGTTATATCAAATCGTATTAATAGGATAACATTACTCGAAGATATCTGTATCGATCCCTATACTGTGATGCTCGATCAAGAACGTTGTTCTGAGTTTCTGAAACTCCTTCAAAACTGTAATAGGACTGTACTCAATCACATTCTGAGAAAGATGGCAGAATTTCCTGATACTCTCCTTATCTTCACCTCTTGTGACAGTCATGG ATCCCGGGTGCTTAAGAAGCTAATCAATGCAGCGAGGAAATTACCAAGTGTTAGTTGGTTTCCTAGGATATTTTCTGAAGCAGTTGTGTACCTAATGAACCACAAACAAGCAAGGCATGTCGTTCAAGAGTGTTTTGTGTCATTAGATACGTTTTTGAACGAG CCTTTATATGAAGAAGTGATGAAGCATTGGTGTGAGCTAGCCATCAATAAGTATGGATGCATCTCGTTACAATATTGTATGGACTACATGGATTCATCCCCAGTGCTGTCTTATGACAGGATGACCTATGAACCCTCTTTAAAGGAACGTCTCCTCATGGATATCTCCTACAAAGCAGCACCATTGGCACTAGATATATATGG GAATTATGTTTTGCAACATGTACTAGTGATGAATTATCCAAAATGTAATCAAGTAATTTCAAAGGAGCTCAGGCCTTTGTACGAGCCACTTTGTATACACCAGAGGGGTAGCTTTCTGGTTCAGAAACTTTGCGGTACTCAGTTTAGAACTTGTGTAGCAGAAGAGCTTCTAAAGAGTAACATGCTTGTAAAGATTGCGCAAAATCAGTATGGAAATTATGTGATACAGAACCTACTCAAAGAGATGAAG GAACATGATGTTTTGTTATATGAAAAACTGTATAAGAAATTGTTGCGGGACTTTCCTACTTTCGAGGGTAGTCTATTTGGAAAGAATGTCGCCAATTTGATTAAAGATGAGATGAGAGGAGATGAAGCCAGTGGATATGCAGTACAGAAGTGGCAAAAGGAGGTCGTTAGACAACAAGGGGCAGCAAAGTTTGtggagaaaaagaagaaaaaggaattCAGTTGTTGA